From one Lycium ferocissimum isolate CSIRO_LF1 chromosome 7, AGI_CSIRO_Lferr_CH_V1, whole genome shotgun sequence genomic stretch:
- the LOC132061867 gene encoding uncharacterized protein LOC132061867 encodes MERAALKTLHSVTSPLHFRAKTSFLSPKVLSNLNSPLLSRFPSLCITSDANALPNGEAAQNKLLQVVLVSPQIPGNTGSIARTCAASAVGLHLVEPLGFPIDNTKLKRAGLDYWPYVVVKVHQSWDEFREYFRGQAGEKRLLAFTKRGTTTHSDFSYKKGDWLVFGSETKGLPPEALLDCKSESLGGGTLRIPMVETYVRCLNLSVSVGIAVYEASRQINYEQLQCRPDTCMDTEASFVTEDIFA; translated from the exons ATGGAGCGAGCTGCCTTGAAAACCCTTCACAGCGTAACTTCACCTCTCCATTTCCGTgcaaaaacttcatttttgtcACCCAAAGTGTTGAGCAATCTCAATTCCCCTCTATTATCACGTTTCCCTTCTCTAT GTATAACAAGTGATGCTAACGCTTTGCCTAATGGTGAAGCAGCTCAGAATAAACTTCTACAAGTGGTGTTAGTTTCTCCTCAG ATACCTGGCAACACTGGAAGCATAGCAAGAACTTGTGCAGCATCAGCTGTTGGACTGCATCTAGTTGAG CCATTAGGATTTCCAATTGATAATACAAAGTTGAAGCGTGCTGGACTTGATTATTGGCC ATATGTTGTCGTCAAAGTGCATCAGTCTTGGGATGAATTCCGCGAGTATTTCAGGGGACAG GCTGGGGAAAAGAGGCTGTTGGCATTTACAAAGAGAGGAACAACTACACATTCA GACTTCTCCTATAAAAAGGGTGACTGGCTTGTATTTGGCTCAGAAACTAAAGGATTACCACCTGAAGCGCTGCTTGATTGCAAGAGTGAATCTCTTGGAGGAGGAACCCTGCGGATTCCCATGGTTGAAACATATGTTAGGTGCTTGAATTTGTCGGTAAGTGTTGGCATTGCTGTATATGAAGCTTCTAGACAAATAAACTATGAACAACTTCAGTGTCGACCTGACACTTGTATGGATACCGAAGCATCATTTGTTACTGAAGATATTTTTGCTTAG